Proteins co-encoded in one Pseudorhizobium banfieldiae genomic window:
- a CDS encoding MOSC domain-containing protein — protein sequence MKVSELHVYPLKSGRGIALTEAEIGPAGIPGDRQMMVTDPEGMFITQRDLPALARIGVTPQPSSVEISMESLGSLTLDRPDAGQRMDVVVWKSALSAAVAGDEVNGTLSEWLGRDVRLVFFDDLSHRTASSEWAGEDTPVTFADGYQVLITTTASLAAINADMRAHGEGEIGMERFRPNIVVETDEAWVEDSWESVEIGDITFGLVKPCARCIMTTQDQKTGSRDVASPMPAMGRIRMSADRRVPGPIFGWNAVPRQTGRIHLGDEMRVRSRREMPWPIKRR from the coding sequence ATGAAGGTCAGCGAACTTCACGTCTACCCCCTGAAGAGCGGCCGCGGGATCGCGCTGACGGAGGCGGAGATCGGCCCTGCAGGGATACCGGGCGACCGGCAGATGATGGTGACGGATCCGGAAGGCATGTTCATCACCCAGCGTGACCTGCCGGCTCTAGCGCGGATCGGCGTCACGCCGCAGCCCTCGTCGGTGGAAATCAGCATGGAGAGTTTGGGAAGCCTTACGTTGGACCGTCCCGATGCGGGGCAGCGTATGGATGTGGTGGTCTGGAAGTCGGCGCTTTCCGCCGCCGTCGCCGGCGACGAGGTGAACGGGACACTTTCCGAATGGCTCGGCCGGGACGTCCGGCTCGTTTTCTTCGATGATCTATCCCACCGGACCGCCAGCAGCGAATGGGCCGGCGAGGATACGCCGGTCACCTTTGCGGACGGATACCAGGTGTTGATCACGACGACGGCATCCCTCGCGGCCATCAATGCCGACATGCGCGCGCACGGCGAAGGCGAGATCGGGATGGAGCGCTTCAGGCCGAACATCGTCGTCGAGACCGATGAAGCCTGGGTGGAGGACAGCTGGGAATCCGTCGAGATCGGCGACATCACCTTCGGCCTGGTGAAGCCCTGTGCCCGCTGTATCATGACGACACAGGACCAAAAGACCGGTTCGCGCGACGTTGCCAGCCCAATGCCGGCGATGGGACGAATCCGGATGTCAGCGGACCGCCGGGTGCCCGGGCCGATTTTCGGCTGGAACGCTGTCCCACGCCAGACCGGCCGTATTCATCTTGGCGACGAGATGCGCGTGAGGTCGCGACGGGAAATGCCCTGGCCGATCAAAAGACGCTGA
- the rnc gene encoding ribonuclease III, translating to MKAKALSAEDRSKLEELIGHHFADKQRLDRALTHASTGSAKVSNYERLEFLGDRVLGLCVAELLFQSFPAAAEGELSVRLNQLVSAESCAQVADELELHRYIRTGADVKKLTGKRMLNVRADVVESLIAALYLDGGLEAARQFILRNWTERATRADGARRDAKTELQEWAHANFATTPSYRVEDRSGPDHDPRFTVTVEVKGVAPETGVDRSKRAAEQVAATKMLEREGVWQKNSAEG from the coding sequence ATGAAGGCGAAGGCGCTGTCGGCTGAGGACAGGTCGAAGCTCGAGGAACTGATCGGCCATCACTTCGCCGACAAGCAGCGGCTGGACCGGGCGCTGACGCATGCAAGCACCGGTTCGGCCAAGGTATCGAACTACGAGCGGCTCGAATTCCTGGGCGACCGGGTGCTCGGCCTGTGTGTTGCAGAGCTGCTGTTCCAGTCCTTCCCGGCGGCGGCCGAAGGAGAGCTGTCCGTCAGGCTCAACCAGCTCGTCAGTGCCGAAAGCTGCGCGCAGGTGGCCGATGAACTCGAGCTCCACCGCTACATCCGCACCGGCGCCGACGTGAAGAAGCTGACCGGCAAGCGGATGCTGAATGTTCGGGCCGACGTGGTGGAAAGCCTGATCGCCGCGCTTTATCTCGATGGCGGGCTGGAGGCTGCGCGGCAGTTCATCCTGCGCAACTGGACGGAGCGGGCGACACGTGCAGACGGTGCCAGGCGGGACGCCAAGACCGAATTGCAGGAATGGGCCCATGCGAATTTCGCCACCACGCCCTCCTACCGAGTCGAGGACCGCAGCGGACCGGATCACGATCCCCGCTTCACCGTCACTGTGGAAGTGAAGGGCGTGGCACCGGAGACCGGCGTCGACCGGTCCAAGCGTGCTGCCGAACAGGTGGCCGCCACGAAAATGCTTGAACGCGAAGGCGTATGGCAGAAGAATTCTGCCGAAGGTTGA
- a CDS encoding HD domain-containing protein: MTGDLATAFSPHETLAEALLPQATEGDDGSHDTAHILRVFRNAMRIHAHEGGDERVLAAAVLLHDCVAVEKNSPLRAEASRMAATKASTVLRELGWEAADIAAVAHAITAHSFSAKVQPETIEAKILQDADRLDAIGMIGAARCFYIAGRMGSGLYDPADPLAEARPLDDKSFAIDHFETKLFRLAEGFQTATGRHLAQERHERLKHVLHLFLDEI; this comes from the coding sequence GTGACCGGAGATCTCGCGACGGCCTTCTCGCCCCATGAGACCCTGGCGGAAGCCCTTCTGCCGCAGGCGACGGAAGGGGACGATGGCTCCCACGATACCGCTCACATTCTGCGGGTCTTCCGCAATGCCATGCGTATTCATGCGCACGAGGGCGGCGACGAGCGGGTACTGGCGGCAGCGGTGCTGCTGCATGATTGCGTTGCCGTCGAGAAGAATTCGCCACTGCGCGCCGAGGCCTCCCGCATGGCCGCCACGAAGGCATCAACAGTACTCAGAGAACTGGGATGGGAGGCAGCTGACATTGCCGCCGTGGCTCACGCCATCACCGCCCACAGCTTCTCCGCCAAGGTCCAGCCGGAGACGATCGAGGCAAAGATCCTGCAGGATGCCGACCGTCTGGATGCGATCGGCATGATCGGCGCGGCACGCTGCTTCTATATCGCCGGCCGCATGGGTTCCGGCCTCTACGATCCCGCGGACCCGCTTGCCGAAGCGCGGCCGCTGGACGACAAGAGCTTCGCCATCGACCACTTCGAGACGAAGCTGTTTCGGCTCGCCGAGGGCTTCCAGACCGCGACCGGGCGTCATCTGGCGCAGGAGCGGCACGAGCGGCTGAAGCATGTGCTCCATCTCTTTCTCGACGAAATCTGA
- the lepB gene encoding signal peptidase I: MSDRADKKQQSALWENIKVIIQALLLAMVIRTVFFQPFTIPSGSMMPTLLVGDYIFVNKFAYGYSKYSLPFSPDLFDGRIFGSEPDRGDVIVFRLPTDTDVDYIKRVVGLPGDRIQVTNGVLHINGEAVPRQPNGGFTSDYRLDPGSDVPIFRETLDNGVSYDTLDQVPNSRGDDTREFIVPEGHYFFMGDNRDNSLDSRFDVGFVPAENLIGRASVIFFSVGNDTSFREFWKWPANMRWDRLFKGVE; encoded by the coding sequence GTGTCCGACAGAGCCGACAAGAAGCAACAAAGCGCCCTCTGGGAAAACATCAAAGTCATCATCCAGGCGCTTTTGCTGGCGATGGTCATCCGGACCGTCTTCTTTCAGCCCTTCACCATTCCGTCGGGGTCGATGATGCCGACACTGCTCGTCGGTGACTACATCTTCGTCAATAAGTTCGCCTACGGCTATTCCAAGTATTCGCTGCCGTTTTCGCCGGACCTCTTCGACGGCCGCATCTTCGGTAGCGAGCCTGACCGTGGCGACGTGATCGTCTTCCGCCTGCCGACGGACACGGATGTGGACTACATCAAGCGCGTCGTCGGCCTGCCGGGCGACCGTATCCAGGTGACGAACGGGGTTCTCCACATCAATGGAGAGGCGGTTCCGCGCCAGCCGAACGGTGGCTTCACCTCCGACTACCGGCTCGATCCTGGTTCCGACGTCCCAATATTCCGCGAGACCCTGGATAATGGTGTAAGTTACGACACGCTGGACCAGGTGCCGAACTCGCGCGGTGACGACACCCGGGAGTTCATTGTCCCTGAAGGCCACTACTTCTTCATGGGCGACAATCGCGACAACTCGCTGGACAGCCGCTTCGACGTCGGTTTCGTGCCGGCCGAGAACCTGATCGGCCGAGCCAGCGTCATCTTCTTCTCCGTCGGCAATGACACCTCTTTCCGAGAGTTCTGGAAGTGGCCGGCCAACATGCGCTGGGATCGCCTCTTCAAGGGTGTCGAGTGA
- the recO gene encoding DNA repair protein RecO — protein sequence MQWQDEAIIIGVKRHGETSVVAEVMTRSRGRHLGLVRSGRSRSMQPVLQPGNRVEAVWRARLDEHLGEFKLEPLRLRAARLMEKATSVYAVQAMGALLRLLPERDPHPHLYEALDVILETMDDPTDAGELFIRFELAILNDLGYGLDLTECAATGSQQDLQYVSPRSGRAVCAEAGAPYADRLLALPAFLRDGATAAADAAGMAAAFRLTGFFLHRHIYEPRGISENAARDGFVQAALKALALEEERRAG from the coding sequence ATGCAATGGCAGGATGAGGCGATCATCATCGGGGTGAAGCGTCACGGCGAAACCAGCGTCGTCGCCGAAGTCATGACGCGTTCACGCGGGCGCCATCTGGGCCTCGTCCGTTCCGGCCGATCGCGGAGCATGCAGCCCGTCCTCCAGCCCGGCAACAGGGTGGAGGCTGTCTGGCGGGCGCGTCTTGACGAGCATCTCGGCGAGTTCAAGCTGGAGCCGCTTCGCCTCAGGGCCGCCCGGCTGATGGAAAAGGCGACGTCCGTCTATGCTGTCCAGGCGATGGGCGCTCTCCTGCGCCTGCTTCCGGAGCGCGACCCGCATCCACATCTCTACGAGGCGCTCGACGTGATCCTGGAAACGATGGACGACCCGACAGATGCCGGTGAATTGTTCATCCGCTTCGAGCTCGCGATCCTGAACGACCTCGGATATGGCCTTGACCTCACGGAGTGCGCGGCGACCGGCTCGCAGCAGGATCTGCAATATGTCTCGCCCAGGTCCGGGCGCGCCGTCTGTGCCGAGGCTGGCGCTCCCTATGCGGATCGCCTTCTTGCCCTGCCGGCCTTCCTCCGCGATGGAGCAACGGCTGCGGCCGACGCCGCAGGCATGGCGGCGGCCTTTCGGCTCACCGGCTTCTTCCTCCATCGACACATCTACGAACCGCGCGGCATCTCGGAAAACGCCGCGCGCGATGGCTTCGTCCAGGCCGCGCTCAAGGCCTTGGCGCTTGAGGAGGAGCGAAGGGCCGGTTGA
- a CDS encoding MFS transporter, translated as MTQAAATRNPMPWLIIIAGSLIAVLTFGPRSAMGFFQLPMLADTGWDRSTFGLAMAIQNLSWGLGQPIFGALADKYGTGRMLALSGLLYAAGLILMSTGASVTALHVGGGVLVGLAVAAGSFGVILSAFARNVTPEQRSFAFGIGTAAGSAGMFLFAPLSQGLISAYGWSDSLVIMAVLMLIVPLLAYPLRGNASSGTQSQAEFKQTVGEALREAFAHRSYLLLVSGFFVCGFQVAFITAHFPAYLGDIGIDASYAVIAMALIGFFNIIGSLAAGVIGQRYSKPYFLAYIYIARSIAVTAFLLLPQSPLSVIVFAIVMGLLWLSTVPPTNALVAIMFGTRHLGMLGGVVFLSHQVGSFLGVWMGGFLYDRFGSYDPVWWLGVALGIFAAIVHWPIREKPVERPLVAPQPA; from the coding sequence ATGACCCAGGCTGCCGCTACCCGTAACCCGATGCCCTGGCTGATCATCATCGCCGGCTCGCTGATCGCCGTCCTGACCTTTGGGCCACGCTCGGCGATGGGCTTCTTCCAGCTTCCGATGCTGGCCGACACCGGCTGGGACCGCTCCACCTTCGGGCTTGCCATGGCGATCCAGAACCTGAGCTGGGGTCTCGGCCAGCCGATCTTCGGGGCGCTCGCCGACAAGTACGGGACGGGCCGCATGCTTGCCCTGTCCGGCCTCCTCTACGCCGCAGGCTTGATCCTGATGTCCACCGGGGCGTCGGTGACGGCACTTCATGTCGGCGGTGGTGTTCTGGTGGGGCTTGCGGTTGCAGCCGGCTCCTTCGGCGTCATCCTGTCCGCATTCGCCCGCAACGTCACGCCTGAGCAGCGATCGTTCGCCTTCGGGATCGGAACGGCGGCAGGTTCCGCCGGCATGTTCCTGTTTGCGCCGTTGAGCCAGGGCCTCATCTCGGCCTATGGCTGGTCAGACAGCCTCGTGATCATGGCAGTCCTGATGCTCATCGTGCCGCTGCTCGCCTATCCGTTGCGCGGCAATGCCTCCTCCGGCACCCAGTCGCAGGCGGAGTTCAAGCAGACCGTCGGCGAGGCGCTGCGGGAAGCCTTCGCACACAGGAGCTACCTCCTGCTCGTCAGCGGCTTCTTCGTCTGCGGCTTCCAGGTCGCGTTCATCACGGCCCATTTCCCCGCCTATCTCGGCGACATCGGCATCGACGCCAGCTACGCCGTGATCGCCATGGCGCTGATCGGTTTCTTCAACATCATCGGGTCACTGGCCGCCGGGGTGATCGGCCAGCGGTACTCGAAGCCCTATTTCCTCGCCTATATCTACATCGCCCGGTCGATCGCGGTGACGGCCTTCCTTCTCCTGCCGCAGTCGCCGCTTTCGGTGATCGTGTTTGCGATCGTCATGGGCCTGCTGTGGCTGTCCACAGTCCCGCCGACGAACGCACTCGTCGCGATCATGTTCGGCACGCGCCATCTCGGCATGCTGGGCGGAGTCGTGTTCCTTTCCCACCAGGTCGGGTCGTTCCTCGGCGTGTGGATGGGCGGCTTCCTCTATGACCGCTTCGGATCCTATGATCCGGTCTGGTGGCTGGGCGTCGCTCTCGGCATCTTCGCCGCCATCGTCCACTGGCCGATCCGGGAGAAGCCCGTCGAGCGTCCGCTGGTGGCCCCGCAGCCCGCCTGA
- the era gene encoding GTPase Era, with the protein MTDNENTPTAETEAVQTRSGFVALIGPTNAGKSTLLNRLVGAKVSIVSHKVQTTRAIVRGIAIHGNAQIVFMDTPGIFKPRRRLDRAMVTSAWGGAKDADVIMLLIDSERGLRGDAEAILEGLKEVKQPKILVLNKIDRVKPEDLLKLAASANEAVEFEQTFMISATTGSGCKDLMDFLEMRLPEGPWYYPEDQISDLPMRQLAAEITREKLFLRLHQELPYASHVETEKWEERKDGSVRIEQVIYVERESQKKIALGKGGEAIKAISTAARKELSEILEQPVHLFLFVKVRENWGDDPARFREMGLEFPKG; encoded by the coding sequence ATGACAGACAACGAGAACACCCCCACTGCCGAAACCGAGGCAGTCCAGACGCGATCCGGATTCGTGGCGCTGATCGGGCCAACGAATGCGGGCAAGTCGACGCTGCTCAATCGCCTCGTCGGCGCGAAAGTATCGATCGTCAGCCACAAGGTCCAGACGACGCGCGCCATTGTCCGCGGCATCGCGATCCACGGCAACGCCCAGATCGTCTTCATGGATACGCCGGGCATCTTCAAGCCGCGCCGGCGGCTAGACCGTGCCATGGTCACATCCGCATGGGGCGGCGCGAAGGATGCCGATGTCATCATGCTCCTCATTGACAGCGAGCGTGGGCTGCGGGGCGATGCGGAGGCGATCCTGGAAGGCCTGAAGGAGGTCAAGCAGCCGAAGATCCTGGTGCTGAACAAGATCGACCGGGTGAAGCCGGAGGACCTCCTGAAGCTCGCGGCATCGGCCAATGAGGCTGTCGAGTTCGAGCAGACCTTCATGATCTCTGCGACCACGGGTTCGGGTTGCAAGGACCTGATGGACTTTCTCGAGATGCGTCTTCCCGAAGGGCCGTGGTACTATCCCGAGGACCAGATCTCCGACCTGCCGATGCGCCAGCTCGCAGCCGAGATCACCCGGGAAAAGCTCTTCCTGCGCCTTCACCAGGAACTTCCCTATGCCTCCCACGTGGAGACGGAGAAGTGGGAAGAGCGCAAGGACGGTTCTGTCCGCATCGAGCAGGTGATCTATGTGGAACGCGAGAGCCAGAAGAAGATCGCTCTCGGCAAGGGGGGCGAGGCCATCAAGGCAATCTCGACGGCCGCGCGCAAGGAACTCTCGGAAATCCTCGAGCAGCCCGTCCACCTCTTCCTGTTCGTCAAGGTGCGCGAGAACTGGGGTGACGACCCGGCTCGATTCCGCGAAATGGGGCTGGAATTCCCGAAGGGTTGA
- a CDS encoding DMT family transporter — protein sequence MTSRATGLVFALMAVTIFSIQDGVSKHLADNYPAVFIAMMRYWAFAAFAVALASRSQAGVSGTAATPRPWLQAFRGVLLALQIVVAITSFAVVGLAQSQAILQSAPLIVALLSMPLLGERVGWRRWTAIAVGFVGVLLILKPEAGGFDLGLLLPVACAFLYSLYSITTRLASRTDSANTSFFYTGVAGAVAISLVGPFYWTSFEGNDGWWMLLLCVLGISGHYLLIRAFDHIDAVIVQSMSYLQLVLVTLIGVFIYGETLGFNMIVGSLIVVAAGLFTIYREARSGRKLLPMDPSGEL from the coding sequence ATGACATCTCGGGCGACCGGCCTCGTCTTCGCGCTGATGGCGGTAACGATCTTCTCCATCCAGGACGGTGTTTCCAAGCATCTTGCCGACAATTACCCGGCGGTCTTCATCGCCATGATGCGCTACTGGGCCTTCGCCGCCTTCGCAGTCGCCCTTGCCAGCCGATCGCAGGCGGGCGTCAGCGGCACGGCGGCGACACCGCGGCCATGGCTCCAGGCCTTCCGGGGCGTTCTCCTCGCCCTGCAGATCGTCGTCGCGATCACTTCGTTTGCGGTGGTTGGTCTGGCGCAGAGCCAGGCGATCCTGCAGTCCGCGCCGCTGATCGTCGCGCTGCTCTCGATGCCTCTCCTTGGCGAGCGCGTCGGATGGCGACGTTGGACGGCGATCGCTGTCGGCTTCGTTGGGGTCCTGTTGATCCTGAAGCCGGAAGCAGGCGGCTTCGACCTCGGCCTGCTGCTGCCGGTCGCCTGCGCCTTCCTCTACAGCCTCTATTCCATCACCACCCGGCTGGCGAGCCGTACAGACAGCGCCAATACCAGCTTCTTCTATACCGGCGTTGCCGGCGCCGTCGCGATTTCCCTCGTCGGTCCCTTCTACTGGACGAGCTTCGAGGGCAATGACGGCTGGTGGATGCTGCTGCTCTGTGTTCTCGGCATTTCCGGACACTACCTGCTCATCCGCGCCTTCGATCATATCGATGCCGTCATCGTGCAGTCGATGTCCTACCTGCAACTGGTGCTCGTCACGCTGATCGGCGTGTTCATCTACGGCGAGACGCTCGGCTTCAACATGATCGTCGGCTCGCTGATCGTCGTGGCTGCCGGATTGTTCACCATCTACCGCGAGGCACGCTCGGGACGGAAGCTCCTGCCAATGGATCCGTCGGGCGAGTTGTAG